The Triticum aestivum cultivar Chinese Spring chromosome 6D, IWGSC CS RefSeq v2.1, whole genome shotgun sequence genomic sequence TAGGCGGATCTGCTCCCTTGTGGATCTCGACGAGAGATCGATCACGTCCACTCCACCCCCACCCCTTCACCCACTGAATGGCCCGGCCTCGTCCTCATGGGACATCCCCTTGTTGTAAAGCTCGAGATGTCGATGCTCATCGGTGACGAGCTCAGATGCTTCTGGTGGAGCTCGACCATGTATTCGTTGCACGCTCCGCCTTGATCCACTCGATGGCATACCGGTTCTCCCGCAACTAATGATGAGAGACCAATAAGGGTCGAGGTCGACTATCGGCGGGACGTTGGGGTATCCCAAGGTGAAGTTCAACTTTGCCTTGCTGTCGTAGAGCCCCACTACCTTGATATGGCACGCCCTCATCGCCAACTATGTTGATTGGCAGGACACCACCCAGTACCGGGCGCTGGAATCTGTGTCCTTGATCTCGGACACCTAGGCCTCCCACGACGGCGGTTGGTCAGTGAAGGAGTGGAGTGGGGGTGCCGCTGTGGTCTCGACCCCAGTTTCGCTGCGAACCTTGGCGTGGATCCATGCTGCACATCGGGAGCGGTGACCACTGACGGTGTGGTGGCTTCGGGAGGGCTGCGTGAGGGCCGTCATGGTGAATTTGGGCACAATGGCGAGGATGAGCTGCGGGGAAGAAAGAGGGGCGATGATGAGGAGCTGGATGTTTTTTTGGAGAATGAATAAATTTAAGGGCCGGCCAACGCGAGGAGTAAAGAATATACTCCTCTAAAGCCTTTAAGGGATCGGCTATGTCCGGTTTAGGACCTTAAAACCAATTTTTTTACTTCTCCAAAAGCTTTTGAGGGATCGACTAGAGATGCTCTTAAGTCCTATCCACAAAGCAACATTTCAATCCTGCCTTGCTAGCGGTAATATCCTTAATTATAGCTCATTTAGCAATTTTAGGTTCTCAACTCTTATGATAGGTTGCTCGTGTGGCTCTTCAAATCATTCTATGTCAGTCCATCTTATACTAGCTTGGCTTTTATAGATTTGCCATCAAAGAAATGGTGAAACACCGAGCTGCGAAGACAATAAGATGACGTCTTCATTAAATTGGCATCAATTTCAAAATTTGTGTATCGTTATCCGTGTTTGCTTTTGTTTTCTCAGTTATATCTTGTTTAATTAATCAATAAAGCCATACGATCCCATTTCTTGAAAAAAGGCCATGTTTTGGCAGAGGTGTGTGCAACTAGTGAGCAAAGTGGTAGGTGGTTCATCGATCATTAGAAGAAGAATTAAGCCAAAAAAAAGAATATTTTGTGGGTAAACAAGGCTTCCACCAAAAGAAGCAAATGAAGGATTTCATAAAATATCTCGTGGAATTGAGAATGAAGTTTCCTTTTGCACACGCGAGATCATCGGTTAGTAAATTGGCTAACTACACCCAATCTTCGAAAAGTCCCGATTGTTTCAAATTTCGGAATGACATAAGAACGAAATCCCCATGAATATGAATATATGATAGAACCTCTTGCAACAAAGTATACGAAAATGCCAGTAAAGGTCAACACATTACAAGAAGCGACAAAAATTACCTACGACTACGTGACCATTCTTCCGCATCAATACCGTCAAAAGGTAGTACACCCTTGTGTCAACGTCGTGAAGACCTGCCTGAAGGCGGGATAAGGATTTTCATCCTGAACTAGaacaatgcccgtgtgttgcagcgggatataaatattctagtacttTAGCTTGTGATTTACATGTCCATAATATGTGATTGTGGAAATAAATGCATCATTAAATTATGTTCATGATTTAAATTATATTTTGATCATAAGTGATTTACCTGCTCATAATATGCGATTgtgtaaaaaaatcatcaaatctacccgtgatttaccttatattttgatcataagtttggtaagtaaattaaaatgAAATTGGTTCGGAAGGTAAGAAATTAAGATGATTGATTATTATACGGGGAAGTTTGGACAAATGGGTTGTGGGAAGAAATGTGAAATGGGAACCTTACGTTCTTATTAAATATTCTATtacgttagcttgtgatttacctgtcCTTAAtatgtgattgtgtaaataaatgcaTCATTAAATTATGTTCATGATTTAAATTATATTTTGATCATAAGTGATTTGCCTGCTCATAATATGCGAttgtgtaaaaaaatgttcatcaaatctACCCGTGATTTGCCTTATATTTTGatcagaagtttggtaagtaaactAAAATGAAATTGGTTCGGAAGGTAAGAAATTAAGATGATTGATTATTATACGGGGAAGTTTGGACAAATGGGTGGTGGGAAGAAATGTGAAATGGGAACCTTACGTTCTTATTAAGTATATAATACTAAAACAATGCTTGTGCGTTGCAATAGGATATAAATCATCTAGTACGCCAGCTTGTGATTTACCTGTCTataataatgcgattgtgtaaataaatgagCATCAAATTCCGCCcatgaattaccttatattttgatccgAAGTTTGGTCAGTAAATTAAAGTAGAACTGGTCCAGATGGTAAGTAAATTATGTTGATTTATTATCATACAAGGAAGGTTGGACAAAGGGGAggtgggaagaaaggtgaaatgggaaccttatgttctttttaagtagtatagGGATNNNNNNNNNNNNNNNNNNNNNNNNNNNNNNNNNNNNNNNNNNNNNNNNNNNNNNNNNNNNNNNNNNNNNNNNNNNNNNNNNNNNNNNNNNNNNNNNNNNNNNNNNNNNNNNNNNNNNNNNNNNNNNNNNNNNNNNNNNNNNNNNNNNNNNNNNNNNNNNNNNNNNNNNNNNNNNNNNNNNNNNNNNNNNNNNNNNNNNNNNNNNNNNNNNNNNNNNNNNNNNNNNNNNNNNNNNNNNNNNNNNNNNNNNNNNNNNNNNNNNNNNNNNNNNNNNNNNNNNNNNNNNNNNNNNNNNNNNNNNNNNNNNNNNNNNNNNNNNNNNNNNNNNNNNNNNNNNNNNAAGGAAGGTTGGATGAAGGGGTggtgggaagaaaggtgaaatgtgaaccttacattctttttaagtagtatagGGATAGGGATAAAGATAATACTAAaacaatgcccgtgcattgcaataggATATAAATCATCTAGTACGCCGGCTTGTGATTTACCTGTCTATAATAATGCGTTTGTGTAAATAAATGAGCATCAAATTCTGCCcatgaattaccttatattttgatccgAAGTTTGGTCAGTAAATTAATGTAGAACTGGTTCAGATGGTAAGTAAACTATGTTGATTTATTATCATATaaggaaggttggacgaagggatggtgggaagaaaggtgaaatggtaaccttacgttctttttaagtaaGTAGAGATATCGGTCCACCCAATGAATACTAGAACATCGACACGACGACAATACCGACAAGGAGATGGCACAAAATTTTCGTCGCCGAGGACAAGACCTTGGTATATCAGATTACAGAGGAGAAAAAGGAAGATGAAACAAACGAATCAGCATGGAGCGAGGCGAACACAACCGAATTCCAAGTCCATGTTTACAAGCACAATCCAGCTGGGAATTCCCACCACCTCATATCTCCCCGGCTGGCCATAAATTAGTGCACCCAAAAATTTATGTGCCTTGCTGACACTACAACTAGCCGCTGCTAACACTTGTCCTAACCTCCCAGTTCCGAGATCCTAGATCTCATGCCTCTGAACAATACAAGATCTTCTTGGCCATTCTGCACACGCTCCTCGGCGGCTCGGATTGCTGCCATCTCTCTATTCTTGGTTTCCATCCGAGGCTTGAGCCTTTCCGGTCGTCTCTGTTTTCAACGGTACTGGTGGTGCAACAGCCACTGCACGAATCATGATGATATAAGTCAAAGTGAATCACATGGTTATGTTTTGCAATTTGCATGCAGGGCACAGACATGAGAAATCGGGGAGAATGGAACGGACCTGTCATGTGGTGGGACGATGGTCTGTGTTGCATGGCGTTGGAGACGCGGCGGAGCACGGCGACCTGCGCGCGCAGGTGGACGACGTAGTCCATGGCCTCGCGGAGCAGCGAGGCGCCgtcgaggagctcgccgccgggcACCATCCCCCGCAGCACCTTGGTCCGCTTCCTCACCAGCCTCCTCGCGATCTCGCCGctgctcgtcgtcgtcctcctctggAGACAGCGCCTCCTGGCCATGTTCTTCCGCCTCGTCGTCGTCTTCACCGTGGCTGCAGCCGGCAACCGCCTAGGCCACGGCAGCGAAGATGATGACGATGCTGCTGCTAGGAGGGCCTGCGGCCACATGGCTCCGCTGCCGCGGGTGGTGGCCATGGCGATGTCGGCGGACGACCTGACGGCGCGCTTTCTCTCTTGCAGGCCCATGGCGCCGTTCCTGCAGGATCTCAGGCTCAGGAGGAAGCTCCGGAGGAACCCCTGCTTGAAGGCCTTGGTGCTGCTGCTAGGGGCCCCCATTGCCGTTGCTCTGCTCGAGCAATGGACTCCTCCTCGATGTCGACGCACTGCCTAGCCAAATTGCTGTGTGTCTGACTCTGACATTGTGTGTGTGCGTGAATATATATCCGCGAGGCGGGGACGAAGAGAGCGCAAGACGGCATGCCGCCACGCACATGTGGTGTGAGCTAGCATGCATTACGGCCATCTGGGCCTGGTCCTGCGAGTGACCAATGGCAGTCCTCTTTTGCCGCTTTTCTCATGCAACGCCAGCCTATCCTGTTTAAGCTTGGAAAAAGGTTAACTAGATAGCAGCAGTACGTATCAGGGATTTGCACAGAACATGAATGAACAGCTCGGATTTCTTTATAGTTGAACATGCGCGCATGTGGCTGACGCTCGAGTTGGGGAGTACAAGGTAGGAGTATCCCCGTATCTGATTTCTCCGCATTTTCTTAATGCCACGCTGCCATGATCCTTTCGAGAAACGCATGTTATGTATGCGTGCAACATGGCTTGTAAAAGTACAGCATATTATGTACGAATGTGCACAATGCGGGTGCTGAATGCTAATGGACGTACGCAGATCCGTGCTCTTAAACAGTTTCATCGGTGATCGGAGGCAGCGGATGTTAGACGTACGGTAACGGGGGCCCAGGGCCAAGATGGGCAGGCAAACACGACGGGCAGGCGGAGCACATGGCGGCACATGTAGCGTCGCCCCCCGGGTTGGCAACCCCGCGAGTGATGAAGGAAACGTAGGTGCGTTGGCATGCGCATGTCGCCGGCCGGCCGCGCGCGCATGGGCTGTCATGGCTTGGCAACCGGTTCAGCGCATGCATGGCCGGCCATGTTCCGCCAGCATGTGTATGCAGGCACCAAAAGCTAGCTAGCGCAGATGGGGCACCCAACGGAACCCCCGCCGCACCGACATCGTCGATGGTAAAAATCGGGCAATGCTCATTACGATATCAGTGAGAATCGGGTAAATGTAATTCTCCCGTGTTGGCATAGGGAGGGTCCATGgtaatggtggtggtggtggcatatGAAGCCGTCCATGGAATTTTGGTGTCTCTCGAGGCAGAGGGAGGGAGTGTGTCGTGTGTGCTTTTGAGGAAAAGGCAAGGAAGGGGCGGCGTGGGCGCGCTCACATGGCGGCCACATGGGCTTCCTCCCCAAACCCGGCGCGGGCGCACATGAATCCCTTCCCCGGCTCTCCGTGTCACGCCGGCCCGATCGCGTGCGCTAGCTAGCTGTACGCGCACAGTACGCCTCCTCCTTGGACCTGCAGGTGCCTCGTCTTCTTTTCTCTCGCGCCGTTGCGTGGCTGggaccggccggccggccggccggccgggggATGGATGGAGTGGCATGATCACGGAGCACGCGCGCGTACGTACCTACACCCCATGTGAGCTTTAAATTTCTCGGCCTGGTTGGTTTGTTTGTGCGGGGCGGAGATACGCGGGATACGAGGgtatgagatgagatgagatgcgtGTCCCGGTGTCACATGCGAGATACGGAGTATATGCAGCACAGCAGCAGCAGGCAAATCCTAACAAGAAAGATTTGGGGTGGGATTTTGCTGCGGGCGGCGGTGCATGGATGCGAGGAAGTTTCGGGGGGCAATGTCGATGCGAGAGCTCTGAGATCGGGTGATGAAGACCGCGATCTCGACCTCTGTTCATGTGTTTGTGTCAGATGGGCCGTACCATGAGATGCAGTGATGCTACACTTACCGGGAGACTTTTTACAGACTTCACAGAGTAGCAAACGTGGAAGAATAGGATTGGGTTTAAGGGGGTGAGAAGGGGCCCACCCCTCCTGAAATTCAGGGGAGGCTAGTTTGATTAGTTTTGTAAAGGTCCGTGAGTCTAGCATTTTTGGCATGAGATGTTGTGCCGGACGGACCATAATAAGAGCGATTGTAGCTAGTAGGTCGACTTAGTAGAACTGTATTTTTTTATGTATAAATAGGCTTTTCCTTATTTATGTAACAGAGATGCTATTTTTCATTCGACTGGTTTTAATTCGCTTTATcggaaaaggctttcgccccgctttatatataaagcaaaccatCACAGCCACAAGGTTCAACACAACATACACACATACAAGATAGCACGACACAAAGTACGGAGTACGAAAGGTAAGGGTACAGCTCAACAAGCCCTTAAAATGAAAAAAAAGGCGGGTGCGCCGCAAACAAAGAAGCTAATCCGgctccggtggtggtggaggaAGCGGCGATGCCAAGCGAAGAGCCATTGAGCGAAGGTCAGCGATGATGATGTTGATGGCGTCCCGGTCCGAAGGGCGGTCGCACGCCGCAGAGGGACACACTAGATCACAAGCTTATTTCGAACCATCCAAAGTGTCCATGCAAGGACACCAATCActagccacctaatgtggcggccCGTTAAGGGTAAGGTCTGAAGCTCGGCGAAGAGATCCgggaagttggtgttgcaccaACGACCACCAACCACCTCGCGGAAGCAACTCCACAGGAACTGGGGGGACATACAGAAAAAGAAGATGTGGTCCGAGTCTTCCGCCGTCCCACATAGAGGACAGATCCCATCACCCGGGGCATGCCGCTTGAGCACCTCCACGCCGGAAGGAATGCGGCCCCGGATCCATTGCCTAGAAAGATCCTGATCTTCAAAGGAAGCTCGATCGACCATGTCATCACCAAGGGCACATGTCCATTCGTGCTGGATTTTCGAATCGACAGTTTTTTCCGTTCTCATTGAACTTCACTCAAAATTTCTCTGGATGTCCGATCCCCTGCTATGATTCGTGCTGGATTTTTGAATCAACTTTTTTTCGTTTTCATTCAAATTTTGGATATTCGATCATACACTGCGATGGCTATAGCATTTCACCTTTATTCAAAATTTGATATTTTATCTTCTCTGTTACGTCATTCTTCGAATAACTATATAATTTATCTCCTCTTTTGTTGTCCTAAAATTACTATTGCCAGTCTTTAGTTTTTTTAACACATCAGTCCCTGTAGGAGAACGGTTTGACAAAGCAATACTCGATGTATTGATCGGGTGCAGGTGCACGTATATAAAGAGTACAAGTGGGtctcaacctcaactatacaagactagaaGGTGGGCTAGGATATACACTTACATGCAACACATATATTCAACACCCcaccgcagtcgaagcgtcgccggagacacagagactggaccgaaactcctcgaagacgggagtaggcaatcccttagtcatcacgCTAGAAAACTGTTGCGTCGTCGGAACATGGAGAACCCGAACACGGCCAAGTGCAACCTACTCACAaacgaagtgaatatcgagctcaatatgcttcgtacgacaatggtgcaccgggttggcggagaggtagaccacgctgacgttgtcgcagtagacaagtgtggccttgtgaacatcacaaagcaactcctggagcagctgacggaTCCAAGAGCATTCCGCCACGGCCCGATACTTTGCCTCGATTCTGGAGTGGGAGACTGTGGGTTGTCGCTTggatgaccaagagatcaacgagggcccaaggtagacgcaaTAGCCGGACGTAGAGCGGCGGGTGTCGGGGCAGCCTGCCCAGTCGGCGTCCgagtaggcgacgaggtcggtggaggcggtggcCATCAGGGTGAGTCCCATGGACATAGTGCCGCGTGTATAATGGAGAATACACTTCACCAAGGTCCAATGGGAGTCATGCGGGGAGTGCATGTGGAGGCACACTTGCTGGACAGTGTACTGCAGGTCCGGGCGTGTCAGCGTCAAGTACTGTAAGGCACCAACAATGGAGCAATAAAACGCTGCATCGAACACGAGAGACCCCTCTAGGGAagagaccttcgccttcgtgtcgATAGGGGTGGGtgccggcttgcagttaagcataccaGCGCGCTCCAAAagctcgtgggcgtacttctgctgatgcagaaagaagccATCAGCCCGACGGACCACCTCGATGCTGAGGAAGTAGGGCAgaggccccaagtccttgagggcgaactcatcacgaagacgagccGTGAGCCGCTGAAGGAGCTCGGGGGCGGACACCGTGAGAatgatgtcgtcgatgtagagcagcagatatgccgtctcagctccctgatgatacacaaagagtgaggcatcgaagcgagtggaccgaaagcccagagactgcaggaaggcggtgatacgctggtaccaagccTGTGGCGCCTGGTTCAACCCGTAAAGAGAatgggagagcaagcacacgaagtCCGGATGCTCGACATCGACGAAGCCAGTGGGATGCTCACAAAACACCTGCTCGGCAAGATGACcatgcaagaaggcgttggagacatccaactgaTGCAGAGGCCAGACTCGCGAGACTGCCAACTGAAGCACGGTGCGGAtcatgcccggtttgacaaccggcgaaagtgtcggtgaagtccacgcccacACGTTGCcgaaaatcacgaaccacccatcgagccttgtagcgctcaagagaaccgtCCGGGTGGGTCTTGTGTCGGAACACCCACTTGCTAGTGATGTCATTGGCACGAGGGGGTCGCGGAACAAGATGCCATGTGCGGTTGCACTGCAaggcgtcgaactcctcctgcatcatTGCGAGCCAgtggggatcccgaagggcagcATGAGCCGAGGTGGGGATGGGTGACGGCGTCGATGTCGAGGCAACACACACATACTCGTCGGAAGAGTAGCGGGCCGATGCACACCGGCCCGAGCACGGGTCGTCACGCCAAGAGCCAGACCAGCGGCGCCGGCCAAGCCAGTGACGGtcgggctggcagcagcggccggaCCAGCAGCCGTGGGAGTGGCGACGGATGAGGAGGATGTCGAGCCCGTCGCCGGAGAGGCGGCGCCGACCGGGGTGGTGGGCAGGGTGCCCACTACGGCGCCGGGGTGGGGGCCTGGTCTGACTCAACCTCGTAGGAGGGAGTCGNNNNNNNNNNNNNNNNNNNNNNNNNNNNNNNNNNNNNNNNNNNNNNNNNNNNNNNNNNNNNNNNNNNNNNNNNNNNNNNNNNNNNNNNNNNNNNNNNNNNNNNNNNNNNNNNNNNNNNNNNNNNNNNNNNNNNNNNNNNNNNNNNNNN encodes the following:
- the LOC123141337 gene encoding transcription factor IBH1-like 1; translated protein: MGAPSSSTKAFKQGFLRSFLLSLRSCRNGAMGLQERKRAVRSSADIAMATTRGSGAMWPQALLAAASSSSSLPWPRRLPAAATVKTTTRRKNMARRRCLQRRTTTSSGEIARRLVRKRTKVLRGMVPGGELLDGASLLREAMDYVVHLRAQVAVLRRVSNAMQHRPSSHHMTVAVAPPVPLKTETTGKAQASDGNQE